In a single window of the Cydia strobilella chromosome 13, ilCydStro3.1, whole genome shotgun sequence genome:
- the LOC134746830 gene encoding uncharacterized protein LOC134746830: MMPKARPKDDNDSCNAIARLIKDLCSCSENGAWSPEMTPDKRKGPFLKSELTNMSAMRRRIMTLAKRKHRDAIPEPPKLSKDNPLEKSTDTLTSNLVNTTLSSQNSTLRRNIDNFLLSRRMFALEEDIYEKPIQHNLKNSSCGENWSLSKAWKNNNTDFFNSSPTLDSRLIERNRGYLERIDEVPRKKKRDKKMKEQLRYDRNIKRHIRIRVMLSLRMRRYMKKRLRRPYIQNTNIPPRRFPRGTSLTSSFGTRSYKSVMTDKLGDGAVVFDIHEARNTTMELCHDYEDDLDTLEIALRAGNFR, translated from the coding sequence ATGATGCCAAAAGCGCGTCCTAAAGATGACAATGACAGCTGTAACGCTATCGCCCGCCTGATCAAAGACCTCTGCAGCTGCTCAGAAAACGGAGCCTGGTCTCCCGAAATGACCCCAGACAAAAGAAAAGGGCCCTTCCTTAAAAGCGAACTCACAAACATGTCTGCCATGCGACGGAGAATCATGACTTTAGCCAAAAGAAAACATAGGGACGCTATCCCTGAACCGCCGAAACTAAGCAAAGATAATCCTTTAGAAAAAAGCACTGACACGCTCACTTCAAATCTAGTTAACACTACACTAAGCTCCCAAAATAGTACTTTACGAAGGAACATTGACAATTTTCTTTTGTCTCGTAGAATGTTCGCTCTAGAAGAAGACATATACGAAAAACCAATACAACACAACTTGAAAAATTCTTCTTGCGGCGAAAACTGGTCGCTAAGCAAAGCGTGGAAAAACAACAACACGGATTTCTTCAATAGCTCGCCTACCCTCGATTCTCGTCTAATCGAGCGCAACCGAGGCTACCTGGAACGGATAGATGAGGTGCCTCGTAAGAAGAAAAGAGACAAAAAGATGAAAGAGCAGCTGCGTTACGATAGGAATATTAAGCGTCACATTCGGATACGTGTGATGCTGTCTTTGAGAATGCGACGGTATATGAAGAAGCGTTTAAGGAGGCCTTATATACAAAACACGAACATACCTCCACGTCGGTTTCCTCGTGGGACGTCGTTGACGTCAAGTTTCGGGACGCGGTCATATAAAAGTGTGATGACAGATAAACTAGGGGATGGGGCTGTGGTGTTCGACATTCATGAGGCTCGGAATACCACCATGGAGCTTTGCCACGACTATGAAGATGACCTCGACACGCTGGAGATCGCTTTACGCGCCGggaattttaggtaa